A single genomic interval of Helianthus annuus cultivar XRQ/B chromosome 13, HanXRQr2.0-SUNRISE, whole genome shotgun sequence harbors:
- the LOC110893105 gene encoding F-box/kelch-repeat protein At3g23880-like, with the protein MENIGFQVIVDEIFTRLPAEAIGRLKCLSKNFHRELSSHAFEMMHSLRSGDSLQKKLLSFKDTLIVVDNIVASNFDVVTSKPISFPNNVHHAFLHILSSFNGLLLVCNERICCDLILWNPTTRCYKFLSDDYFNNSHDRTSDTSGMYFDESNDLKVLHIRCYRNVVTARVYSRRRESWRTINFLSVNNYGSSNYSWSPGIYTGKTIYFMVSNYWYPPGERNIVAFDILSETFRMLRFPESIGVNPCQGHFLTIAKRLHVIVVGKSAELTADLLKYEEEEGWIKVFAFNNPRVVD; encoded by the coding sequence ATGGAAAACATTGGGTTTCAAGTGATCGTTGATGAAATTTTCACAAGGCTCCCTGCAGAAGCTATTGGTCGTTTGAAATgtctttccaaaaattttcataGAGAACTGTCAAGTCATGCATTTGAGATGATGCATTCTCTCCGAAGTGGAGATTCACTACAAAAGAAACTACTCTCCTTTAAAGATACGTTAATTGTTGTTGACAACATAGTAGCTAGTAATTTTGATGTCGTTACAAGCAAACCCATAAGCTTTCCTAACAATGTCCACCATGCCTTCTTACATATTCTATCATCATTTAATGGGTTGTTGTTAGTTTGCAATGAACGTATTTGCTGTGACCTGATCCTTTGGAATCCAACAACCAGGTGCTATAAGTTTTTGTCTGATGACTACTTTAATAATAGTCATGATCGAACCTCTGATACAAGTGGAATGTATTTTGATGAATCTAATGATCTGAAAGTGCTtcacatcagatgttaccgtaatGTGGTTACTGCTCGTGTTTACTCCCGACGTCGTGAGTCATGGAGAACAATAAATTTCTTGAGCGTAAATAATTATGGTTCAAGCAATTATTCATGGTCTCCCGGAATTTATACCggtaaaaccatatatttcatggtttcaaattattggtatccacCAGGTGAGAGGAACATAGTTGCTTTTGATATTCTTTCTGAGACTTTCAGAATGCTTCGTTTTCCCGAGAGTATCGGagtcaatccttgccaagggcattttttgaccaTCGCAAAGAGACTGCATGTGATTGTTGTTGGAAAGTCTGCTGAGCTAACTGCTGATTTGCTCaaatatgaagaagaagaaggctggatCAAGGTGTTTGCTTTCAATAATCCTCGTGTAGTTGATTAG